Proteins from a genomic interval of Qipengyuania sp. JC766:
- the tgt gene encoding tRNA guanosine(34) transglycosylase Tgt — translation MDSDRPRFAFSIAATDGKARTGEIAMRRGSIRTPAFMPVGTAATVKAMKPETVRAIGADIILGNTYHLMLRPGAERMARLGGLHQFMNWQRPILTDSGGYQVMSLSDLRKLTETGVEFRSHIDGSKHMLTPERSMEIQRLLGSDIVMAFDECPRADRPFAEIEASMELSMRWAKRSRDAFDAGGDHAQGAALFGIQQGALDEGLRARSADALREIGFDGYAVGGLAVGEGQEAMFATLDFAPGQLPQDAPRYLMGVGKPDDLVGAVERGIDMFDCVLPTRSGRNGQAFTWSGPINLRNARFAEDTGPLDPECSCAVCGTYGRAYLHHLVKSQEILGAMLVTEHNLAFYQQLMQAMRDAIAGGRFAAFAADFRRNYVTVSGTANS, via the coding sequence ATGGATTCAGACCGGCCACGGTTCGCCTTTTCCATCGCGGCGACCGACGGAAAGGCCCGGACGGGCGAAATCGCCATGCGGCGGGGCTCGATCCGTACGCCGGCCTTCATGCCGGTCGGCACGGCCGCGACCGTCAAGGCAATGAAGCCTGAGACCGTTCGCGCGATCGGCGCCGACATCATCCTCGGCAACACCTATCACCTGATGCTTCGACCGGGTGCCGAGCGCATGGCGCGCCTCGGCGGGCTCCACCAGTTCATGAACTGGCAGCGTCCCATCCTGACCGACAGCGGCGGGTACCAGGTCATGAGCCTGTCGGACCTGCGCAAGCTGACCGAGACAGGCGTCGAATTTCGCAGCCATATCGACGGGTCCAAGCACATGCTGACTCCCGAGCGGTCCATGGAAATCCAGCGGCTGCTTGGCAGCGACATCGTCATGGCCTTCGACGAATGTCCGCGGGCCGACCGCCCCTTCGCGGAGATCGAGGCGAGCATGGAGCTATCCATGCGCTGGGCGAAGCGCAGTCGCGATGCTTTCGATGCGGGCGGGGACCACGCGCAAGGCGCGGCCCTCTTTGGCATCCAGCAGGGCGCGCTCGACGAAGGGCTTCGTGCGCGATCCGCGGACGCGCTTCGGGAAATCGGTTTCGATGGCTACGCCGTGGGCGGATTGGCGGTCGGGGAAGGGCAGGAGGCGATGTTCGCCACGCTAGACTTCGCGCCCGGGCAGTTGCCGCAGGATGCGCCGCGATACCTGATGGGCGTGGGCAAGCCGGACGATCTCGTCGGCGCCGTCGAGCGCGGGATCGACATGTTCGACTGCGTGCTGCCCACACGGTCGGGACGCAATGGCCAAGCATTCACTTGGTCGGGGCCGATCAACTTGCGTAACGCGCGCTTCGCCGAGGATACGGGTCCGCTCGATCCGGAATGCAGTTGCGCCGTCTGCGGGACCTATGGCCGCGCCTACCTGCACCATCTCGTAAAGTCGCAGGAGATCCTCGGCGCCATGCTGGTGACCGAGCACAACCTCGCCTTCTACCAGCAACTGATGCAGGCGATGCGCGACGCGATTGCCGGAGGCCGTTTCGCCGCCTTCGCCGCGGATTTCCGCAGGAACTACGTCACTGTGTCAGGTACCGCAAACTCCTAG